A stretch of Dasypus novemcinctus isolate mDasNov1 chromosome 14, mDasNov1.1.hap2, whole genome shotgun sequence DNA encodes these proteins:
- the COMMD5 gene encoding COMM domain-containing protein 5 gives MSAVGSAAPYLHHPGNGLSGRVSFLGAQLPPEVAALARHVGELDRGTFRKLLKLVVSSLQGEDCREAVQHLGAHVDVPEEHLGTMMAGLHTLLQQALRLSPASLKPDAFRDQLQELCIPQDLAGDLGSVVFGSQRPRLDSVARQQGAWLPRVTDFRWRVDVAISTSALTRALQPSVLMQLKLTDGSAHRFEVPVAKFQELRYSVALILKEMTDLEKRCDRRLQD, from the coding sequence ATGTCTGCTGTGGGGTCTGCAGCCCCATACCTGCATCATCCTGGCAATGGTCTCAGTGGGCGGGTGAGTTTTCTGGGGGCCCAGCTCCCCCCAGAGGTGGCAGCATTGGCCCGGCACGTGGGGGAGCTTGACAGGGGCACATTCAGAAAGTTGCTGAAGCTGGTGGTCAGCAGCCTGCAGGGGGAGGACTGTCGGGAGGCCGTGCAACACCTCGGGGCCCACGTGGATGTGCCGGAAGAGCATCTGGGCACCATGATGGCTGGCCTGCACACCCTGCTCCAGCAGGCCCTCCGGCTGTCCCCGGCCAGCCTGAAGCCAGACGCCTTCAGGGACCAGCTGCAGGAGCTCTGCATCCCCCAGGACCTGGCTGGGGACTTAGGCAGTGTGGTGTTTGGGAGCCAGCGACCCCGCCTTGACTCCGTGGCCAGGCAGCAGGGGGCCTGGCTGCCCCGTGTCACCGACTTCAGATGGCGAGTGGACGTGGCGATTTCCACCAGCGCCTTGACCCGCGCCTTGCAGCCGAGTGTCCTGATGCAGCTGAAGCTTACCGACGGGTCGGCACACCGCTTTGAAGTCCCCGTGGCCAAGTTCCAGGAGCTGAGGTACAGCGTGGCCCTGATCCTGAAGGAAATGACGGATCTGGAGAAGAGGTGTGACCGCAGACTCCAGGACTGA